Proteins from one Streptomyces sp. NBC_00289 genomic window:
- a CDS encoding dolichyl-phosphate beta-glucosyltransferase yields the protein MNETNAGGVRQRSVEVVVPVYNEAHVLADSVSRLHAHLEASFPFPFRITVADNASTDGTWQAAVDLTHRLPHVHAVHLDAKGRGRALKHVWSRSTADAVAYMDVDLSTGLEAFLPLVAPLLSGHSDLAIGSRLHRQAAVRRGAQREFVSRSYNLLLRCALAARFSDAQCGFKAVRTDVFRALVPHVEDNAWFFDTELLVLAQRNRLRVHEVPVDWTDDPDSRVDIVRTAVDDLRGVGRMLGRTVTGRARVAALPRRTRTPQVPAARKTPDVLPARADTSSRPEHLEYAS from the coding sequence ATGAACGAAACGAACGCGGGAGGCGTCCGGCAGCGGTCGGTCGAGGTCGTGGTGCCGGTGTACAACGAGGCGCACGTACTCGCCGACAGTGTCAGCCGTCTCCACGCACACCTCGAGGCATCCTTCCCGTTCCCGTTCCGGATCACCGTCGCGGACAACGCGAGCACGGACGGCACCTGGCAGGCGGCGGTGGACCTGACCCACCGCCTCCCGCACGTCCACGCCGTCCATCTGGACGCCAAGGGCCGGGGCCGCGCGCTGAAGCACGTGTGGAGCCGGTCCACGGCCGATGCCGTCGCCTACATGGACGTCGACCTGTCCACCGGACTCGAGGCCTTCCTGCCGCTGGTCGCGCCCCTGCTGTCCGGCCACAGCGACCTCGCGATCGGCAGCAGGCTGCACCGGCAGGCGGCGGTGCGGCGCGGCGCGCAGCGCGAGTTCGTCTCCCGTTCCTACAACCTGCTGCTGAGATGCGCCCTCGCGGCCCGCTTCTCCGACGCCCAGTGCGGGTTCAAGGCGGTGCGCACCGACGTCTTCCGCGCGCTCGTCCCGCACGTCGAGGACAACGCCTGGTTCTTCGACACCGAACTGCTCGTTTTGGCACAGCGCAACCGGCTGCGCGTCCACGAGGTCCCGGTCGACTGGACCGACGACCCCGACAGCCGCGTCGACATCGTCCGTACGGCCGTCGACGACCTCAGAGGCGTCGGCCGGATGCTCGGGCGCACCGTGACCGGCCGGGCCCGTGTCGCCGCCCTGCCCCGCCGGACGCGCACCCCGCAGGTGCCGGCCGCGCGCAAGACCCCCGACGTCCTGCCCGCCCGGGCAGACACCTCCTCCCGTCCGGAGCACCTGGAGTACGCGTCATGA